DNA sequence from the Vicia villosa cultivar HV-30 ecotype Madison, WI linkage group LG3, Vvil1.0, whole genome shotgun sequence genome:
ACTTGAAACATGATGACTCGTGTAACATTTAAGATGTGTTGTGTTTCCTCTCTGCTAAAACTTTTTGTTCAGATTTTTCTATGCATGTTCTTGATGAAGGATTTCCCTTTGTTTTAAGTAATCATGCATAAAAAATTCTTTGCCATTATATGTCCTGACTTGCTGAATAATTTTTCCAAATTGAGTGTTAGCTAAGCTAATGAACTGCACAATCAAAGGCTTGGCCTCATATTTTGACTTCATCAGAAAATTTGTTCACTTGTGTCAATAATCCAATTAGTAGTGGGAGAACTGATATTGTTATGTATAGAAGCATAAAGCAAACTTGATGATGAGGTATGAATTAGATGAGGATCAGAGGAGTTGGATTCCCCAACCTTACTCAATAATGCTACTAGCTTATTGTACATGGCAGGGCTGATTTCAGCCTTGCTTTCTAGTGCATTAGCAAAGGAAATGATGGGGATGGATCTTCATTTATGGTTTCAACATTGTTGGAGAACCCTACCTATTCTTTGAATCTAAAACCCAGGGGAAAACCATGTTTGAAATAGCAAGTGTCAATGGTATGTCCAATTTTGCCACAAAAGAAACAAACTTTGGTGTTGCCAGAACTTTTTCCTTGAATGTATGGTTTGCCATGAACTTTGCTTTGTTTGGATTGGAATCTAGCATGTGGGAAAGAATTGTGAGCTTGAGCCATAAGGATCTTAGAATGATCAGAGGGAGAAGCTAATTGCCTTTCTTGTTGTCAGATGGATGAAAAAACTTTGATAACATTAGGTAGTGGTTCCATCATAAGGATTTAAGACTTGACATAGTTGAAATTATTATTCAACCCTTTGAGAAAGCATATAACCGCGGGTAGAGTTGGGAAGGGTTCTTAGAGCCTCAAGATCTTCCCATAAATTCTTTAGCTCGTTAGAGTAAGATGTAACTGATTTTACAGCTTGTTTCATTGAATGAATTTGTTGAAGAAGATTAAATAAACGAAAGTGGTCACCTTTGGAAAACCGATTGTGGAGATCAGTCCATAATTGTGTAGCATTTTCAACATAAATCGCACTCTAAGCTATCTCCAGGGATAAAGAGGCAGAGATCCAAGCAAGcacaatgttattgcatcattcTCAAACATCAAATAAAGTGTCGTCTTTATTTGGTTTAGGGAGTTTGTCATTGGTGAATTTGATGTTCTTGCTTAGGAATGCCCGCTTCATTAATCTACTCCAAGATTCATAGTTGTTCTACGATAATGGTGGAGAAACTAAGACAACACCAAGATTCTCAACTAGATGAAGGTGATATGGACTAGTTTGATCAAGAGCGGGATTCTTGATTGTGTGATTGTTGTTATTATTggagtttttgttgttgttgttgttgttttaagGAGGATAATGTGGGTGAAGCCCAAgaatgaaagaagaaaagaataaCAATGGTGGGTTGTGAAAACAGTAATAAAAACGAAGAAAAAATATCTCGAGTTATTCTTACTCCTCATACCATAATATAGTAAAGTGTGAAATAATTTCCACTATTAAACTTAACATGAAACTACAACAGCTGAATGTATATATACAAGTCTTGCTTGTATATCAAGCAACTAACTCATCCTAACTATAtgcaccaaaataaaaaaaaaaaaaaaaaagtagttggagaaataaaaatagaaaataattgaaTATTATATCTTAATAAATGTGTATTGCGATTATTGAGACATAAATTCTAATTAATCATATTTGAAATacgcaaattaaaaataaaacttttcatgacatttaaaaaaattgaaaaattttgGCTCTAAAACCATCTTACATTATTtataatcaaattattttagttCACACCACAATGGTGGTACAATGCAAAAACCACCTCATCCAAAATATTATAGCTGCAATTTAAAAGTATGATAGTTTATAATTAGTTTATAGTTGATGATTTAAAACCGATAAGTTAATTgaaatgtttggtaaaattagtggttcaattagctcaataattaaaataacataaaaggcATTTAATacatgatatttttattttaaataaaaataaattatagagggtaaaaatggattttagttaaaataataagagtaaaaatggatgaaaaatatGATAAGTTATAAGTTAAACTCCTTTCGAAGATACACATTCCGAAACACTTTTTtgcttaaatttaaatttttcctAAGCTACATCTATGGAAGTAGTTTAAACTAGTAAATGTtgagaaaaaatttaaaataattcagTTAAGAGAATGTTCCATAAAATAAAAAGTGCTTCCGATAGTTATATAATTCAGTTAATAGTTTTTTTCTTGTTTTGGCAACTGTGCAACACTAAAAAAGATGCATGTATACGGTAAAAAGCATTGGGTGTAGAAAAAGTGTAAACATAACATTACTCAAAAACTTACTAGTTACAAAAAAAACCACACTAATGACTACAAGGGTTGTAACCTCAAGAGATTACCAAATTTGATTTACACTCATAACAAAATTGTGCTTTTTGCATTATAAAATAACAATCTGACTAGTTAAACACTTATAATCACACCTAGAGGTAGACTATAAGCTCAGATAAAAACTTGGTTAGCAAGATTATACAAGACATGGTAAGTTTTGATTATAATTTGTGTATTTAAGCGATTAAACAAAATTCAGTAGAGTACTACAAACATTAGCAAAACCGTTATCAAACATCAATTGCAGATCCAATTCTAAAATCCATATCTACATTGAAATTCATGTTCAAATCAAACTCCAAAAACAATGCATCACTAAGTCAGTCTCATATACCTATATCTATCTCTCCCATGGCTTCCTTTCTTATACTGCAAATTCCTATCACTTTCTGACTGAGAAAAATAAAGCTGCACAAAACCATAATAAGAAGATGCCACTAttagaaaaaaaatgtaaaaatcaCCAGACCCATTTACAGAAACAACATTAACAAAGCATTAGAATAACAtaaaacaaaactatacaaataaAGAAACAACATCAAGAATCAGTTTTGAATAAAACTTTCAACACACCCATAAAAATCGATACTTTCAAATTCCAAAACTAAAGAACCTAGTAACAGAAAAGGGCAAATAGGTAAATCAACCAAACAGATGAATGAAACAGTAATCATACCCTATCCAAGATTTTGTCTTTCCATCTTTAAAAACTTCTTGGAGCAAAACCCATTattaggttgttgttgttgttgtagctgTTCTGAAGAAACCATTAACGGATGATGAAAAGACTGCGCTTGAAAGTTCGAATACAAGTTTTCATTATCGCCATTATAACCAAAAACATCTTGACGCTGTTGCTGTTGCTGAGTATAAAAAGGATTCACATTCGTCGCCGTCGGAGGCAACGGCGGCGAAAGAGGAGGAGGAAGAAAAGCCTGAGGCCCAACATAACAAGCAAGATCCTTCTTGGCATTATAAAGTTCATTCTGCACGCTTTTGAGTTTATCCTGAAGCGACGAAATAAGCCCAACGCAACCATAAACAGGATCCCTCAAACGCGCTTCTGCTTCATAAGCCAGAGAACTCACAGTATCCTCACGTTGCGACTCGTTCACCTCGTTGAGTAGCTTCGCAACGTTACTAGCACCGAACACTTTGTGTACGTAGAGAAACTTTTGAGGGTTGTTGGAAGGAAAGTAGGGTTTGAAAATGCAGTCTTGGGTGCATTTTCTTCGCTGAATCTTGCACGCTGCACATGGTGGAGAGTTGTTATTGGATGAGGATGATGACgacattgttattgttgtttttgcCCTAAATTTACGTTGGTGGTGGTGGTGTTGTTGTGTTGTACTAGGTTGTGTGTTATTTATTTGTTGTGTTGTACCCATGATTCCGATATTTTCGGTAACAAAATCGGCATGTTATTATTGTTTCCaaatctaatttttcctttttaaatttgtaTCAATTTTTGTCTTGTGAActtttaatttaggtttaaatATGCATTAAATCtttataaatacaatttttttttttaaattttagtatatgaattttgaacaagtatattttgatttttggtgatttaaaatatatttgttttgtttagtgctgccaaattttatttatttaggaaTTTAATTTTTGTAATAAATAGAATATAAGATAAATATGAGAGTGTAAATCTATTTTAAATATGAATCTAATGAAATCATTttgtactattattttttaattagttctaaaaatatttcaatctcaattaatatatatatttgatatgaATGGATAATTTGATTGGATATTTGTTTGAAacacaaaatcaatttttatataaataaatttgacaggtgttaaaatttaaaacaaaataataaaattaaaattaaaatagaatatatttttgagaaaaaataaaataaatataaagaatgATAGTATTAATGTGTAATATTAGAATTTTTAccctttaaaataaataattgaaattcatATAAACACAATCAAatctttttatattgtttttattattggaaAATTATTGTTTGACGttctcctttttatttttttttaaaattaatcattAATGTTGTGATGATAATCGtaatgatgtgtatgttaataaatacagttttttatataaaattaagaaaacaaaaataCACCAACGATTTTTTTTTAAGAcaaaagatttatttaaaaaaattgaaaggatttgtttgatatacttagtttttttttttttttttgtgggtGGATGGTCGATGTACTTACTACACCACCAATTTAGtaataattatgaaatattaTGTTAAAAGTTAAATGTTAGTAGTAGATTTGtagtaatatataaatataatattgacAAACTTCTCAACCCAACCAAATTATCCAACTTCAGAAGGAAACTTTGCAATAGGATAGGAACTTTTATTACCGGAATATTTTAGAATCTTCATAAtaaaaaaacccaatttttttattACAGCGAGTAAATGCTTGTTTTACATAGGAGTGATAAAATGAGTCGGGTCCATTACACCGGTTTGTTGGACCAGTATTTTTTCACACTGATTTGAAGTTTTCGACTCAGTGCTTTAAGTTGGTCCATCCTGTCTAATCCGTTTAAAAAAATAGAGTGAGACAGGACGAGTCagattttttttgtaagcaagataTTATATAAGGGataactaagggttctccaacccgattacacaTAGAAACGGGAAAGTCCGACAAAAAAAGAGATTACAACCAATTATGGTTACGAGAGAAATAACAAATGATCCTTGCTAAACTcgtaaaaataataattggagtGTGTAATTTCTCCGCAAAAGGACCACTCCCAAACTAAATACTTTATGTTCCACACCGTGTTGTTATATTACGAACTTGGACGGAGGCAACTCGTGTAAGGTTCTGTTAGGTAACATTCGCTACACTCTAGGGAGAGGGAACTTAATTCTCTTCTGGGAATCTAAATGGCTAGGCGATTCTATCTTAAAGGATGCTTTCCCGGTGTTATACGAGGGTAGCTCGAAGAAAGGGCAAAGATGTGCGAGATGGGTGTTTGGGAGGATGATAATTGGCGTTGGGACGATTTAGGGTTTCAGCTGGGTTTGGCTCAATTGCATTCCGACTCCTTTCAGTCTCTGAGAGTTTTGTTAGGGACAGAAGCTCCGGTCCAGGATTTGGAGGACAGAGTGCGCTGGACATACAACAGTGAAGAAGTTTACACGACCAAAGGAGGGTACGTATGCGTGATTGAACAACAAGATGCAGTAGTAATTGATGATAATTGCTCGAAGGCTTTAAAGATTCTGTGGTCCTCTGCTGTTCCATATAGCGTCAAGGCTTTTATATGGCGTTGCTTTTTGGATAGACTCCCTACGATAGACCAGTTATCTCGAAGAGGCTTGGTTTTTTCTAATGCAGATTCGAATTGTGTTCTCTGCTCCGTTGTTCCAGAATTTGCTTCTCATGTTCTCTTTCTCTGTCCGGTTTCTAAACTGGTTTGGAAGAACATTGCCAATTGGATTGGAGTTGATTCGTTTTTTAGAGGTAATATTTGGGAAGATTTCTTGTTTTGGAGTGAGCATGGgagaaaatcaaaaattaaaagaagGAAGGAGAGTATCATTTGGACGGCTGTGACCAGAGGATTATGGTTAAAGAGAAACGAAATCATTTTTGATAACGGATCTTGCAATGTCAACGATATTACATGGAACATTAAGATTAACATGTGGAGATGGTCATCCATTGGCGAAATTACTCACTCCAAGTGTAATTTCTACGACTTTTGTAAGAATCCTTTGGGTTTTTTAGTGTAGATTTCAGTTGGTGTGTAATTTTCCGGTTCGAGCTTTTTTAGCTCCTCTTTTGTAAGCGGGttagagtacccctagtactctttCTATATAAattcttgcttataaaaaaaaagatattcTATTCCTCATTCCGGAAACAAACACAATTCCTTAATAACCATAAAGTCTAAGAAGTGGCGAGTCAAACAACTTGTAACTTTCTTTCTTTAACCTTTTGTATTCGGAAAAATGAGTGTCAACCCATATTTCCAAACTCCCTCATTCCACCCTACCATTTCCGCCACCGAAACTCTCTTCAAACAAGAGGCGGAGAATAATTCCGGATAAGCCTCCTTCAAAAAAATTCCCTCAAACCACTTGGCTTTTCAAAAAGGAGTATTGAAACCATTATGAGTAACGAGCCTACTACAAGCGATAATTGGATCATTAAAAGAGAAACACCCAATTTTTAAAATATCCCTCCACCAAGAAGAAAAAGTAGAAGAATCTTTGTTGGCTACACCTCCATAAAAAACGTGAGTAGGTAAATCACCATAGCGAGTTTTCAAAACATTGTACCAAAGGGtaatattgatattttttaaaaattcgttaCAAACTAcagaatatttataaattaacttttacccataatattacattgtttacacataatatttctataaatacatacatacatatatatatatatatatatatatatatatatatatatatatatatatatatatatatatatatatcagtgttttaaaaaccggaccggtcatcgaaccggtgaggatactgggtcactggtttatcggtcgaaccactgggtcactggtcgaaccgcacgaccaaaccggattaaaccggataacttggttgaatagacctgtcattatataggtataaaaccggtcgaaccggatgattcagtctctaaaaaaatataactagcttttaaattttttaaaaatatcatatcataaattcacaatttcataacttaaattcaaattttaaacaaaggtatcacacatagcaaaatagtaaaaaattacaaagtctaattgcaaacaaagtctaattacaacataatctaattgaatagtttataacaaaataactccaatgtgtaccaaatttaattcaaaataggatcctcctaaaaatcaaatcaaataaaattccatatgtttatgctatttaagaaaatttattagcaaagataacaaatagacaataaagtttttcatttgtcactaacgaaaaaactatgtgagaatgctatttaagtaatacactactaaatatatttaaaaaaaagtttaaaaaaaagtttaaaagaaatgttaaaaaaaaagtttaaaaaaaaaacaattaaaccgccgattttccggttttcccggtttcCCGGTTTTTTCGGTTTTcaccggttcacaccggtttgatggcatatccgatctgactattgaaccagaccggttacctggccggttcccggtttgaccggtccgaccggtcggtccggtccggtttttaaaacactgatatatatatattgaaaattctagtaactcatgATCGATATTGTgtcggatgttatgacatccacttcaGAACTGATTATAGAATTTATGCAGAAAGTAAATAAAACGGTAAAAACCACAGatgattgtttacccagtttggtgtacaacaacaccgactctgggggctaccaagccagggaggaaatccactataagcagtattaattcagagctaaactctcccgtttacaactcttcacttaagacctacccaatgcaatttcaatctagtgctagacctgagttcccactcactccccctcagtCATAGCAGTGATAACAACAATGACAAATAAAAAGAtatgaagacacacttcaaacaaatcttgatcttgcttaCAAGCTTCAATCAAGGGACAAAgcactcatgcttaaaagcttagagtgacaaaacaaacaactcaaaaacaccctactccaatacaatcatcaacgtgataattgcttggatcacaagtAACACTAAAACACAAACACACGGTGGAAACATAGAGAGTACGATAATCTTCACGCTCAAAAACTCTTCCTATGAAAGTAGGATTTGCAATCTTCTTATAGGCAGCAGGCATCAGGACTTGGGCCTTGggccttccaaacataaattaggaTTAACCAAGTTAACttaatttccacatcatcagggtGTTTATATATAAGCTGTAGTACGAGATATTTTAGCACAAATCATACAACAcaaaatatatagtttcctaaatagtagcctgagataaataaggaaacataacaacTAAAAAGTAACAGCTACTACTGTCagcactgatgtcatgacatcgagcatgacatccaacgaaaacctgtattagcttatcCATACAATCCTACATAATTCCAGACACAGTGTGTcatagccaaaaatttgccaaagggggagattgtagatgctTTTAAATTGGCTGCactttgtggtaaaacattcatttgtgtgtgtgatgtcttgactaatgtcaCCATATTATCAGAGATTCTTTGCAgcagaaaaaaaaacaaacacacaGTCAAAACCACACATGCAGGAATAGCTAATACAACTACCATCAAGCAAACAACAAGTATACTACACCAACAGCACATCACACACTTCCTCATGCAGCAATCCTATTAGCTACAGAAATAAACTGTAGAAGCAGACCTCCTGAATACAACTTCATTCAACAGTACCAAAAAAAATTTGTTGTCTTGGGGTGACATACACTTCTACTCCCCCTTTTTGCCAAAAATATTGCCAAAAAACCTTGATATTCAATGAGTATAGGCcagaataaaaaaaacaaaaacaacaacatagaACAAATCACCAGACACAGCTGCTTCAGTGTTCAGACTCAGAGCTGCTGAGTTCAACATCTGTAGTATCTTCATCAGTGCCATCATCAGGACTGGCTTCTTTCTCAATCTCTCTATCTGATTCAGCTTCCTCTTCACCATGTTCATCCATATCAATATCAGCAAACTTAGCTCCTTCATCCATCTCAAGGGAGCTGATCAATATTTCAAGATCCAGTTTTCTGGACTCTAGCTCCTTACATGTTTCCCTGAGCTTTACAATCACAGCAGCTTTACTTGTAGATGTGCTGTCTTTAGATGTTCCAACTGATGTTGTGACAACGTCAGAAACATGTGTTCCTTGAAACAGTTTTTAGTGAAATGATAAATCACTTTCTTTGCAAACAGCATCATTTTCACTTAGGATATTGGGGTATTGATTCACAATTATACCACATATGATGGATGGGAAGGCAATAGGACCCTTCACACTATAACTCCCGACATGCTTCAATGTTTGATCAAATATGTAAGAaccatagtgtcataccccaaaattttcccatcatatttcaatatatcttgactcatatgatcttcagttactcaagcatatgcaagaattgggcacacttacttatctcctaagcaatcaacccacaactagggttttgcttctctcaagatcaaatcaagttctaagacctcaaatagatcccatggtctctcatatgccccAAAGTGTCcctatgccaagtttcaagctctgattcataagaatgCTCAGTCAACtactcaaatggtcaacaatcgaCCAATTggatctaaaagtcaactatggtcaaattacagtcaaaactccttatttttggtcaacatcaatattttgaagtcacattcatcattttatcaagggatgatcatgattcatcaaggaaagatcagaaatccacaaatgtccaagttactaaattagggtttttagaagaaagtcaacccaactttaactgatcatatctctttcatactttatcagaaatttcccaaccaaagcctattctcaaggaaatttcattctctacaactttgatgttgggtctaaGTCCACAAATGCTTCAGCATAAGAGATATgtgccaatacattacaggtccttctagaagctcgcaaaaagttgttttcttccaggagccatatcttcaagataaaatctccataTGAaacatatgttccaaagtggattttagaggacatcttgggctttccaaaaagttttagaacacttccataccataaaaaatGACAGAGAGGTGCTcggtacaagttggtcgatttttgagaAAAGCATGAAACCTAAGGCGACTAATTCCAagtttttgagtattgggccttaACTATTGAAGCATCCACGTGATTGTGAGCCCAAAAGGAGTCCATggatcaaatattattatttttatgatactattttatttatatttgattttaatcatttaaattcaaataaagtcaaataaaatcataaaaataaatatataatcaaggttttaattttttatggatTCAATTATATCTTATCATCACCCAATGGCCACAAAAACGTGAGAGAAGGTGTACCAAATAAATCAAGagccaaaaatagaaagattccaacatattttcaatcaaatttttttgtGTGATTAAAACATCAAGATTTGCTTTGATTTCTTTCAAGTTTCCAACCCCAATTCCATGCTCTATAAAAGGACAACAAGCTCTGCCTCAAGGGTCACGAAAAACCCTGCCTCACAAAGCCCTAGAAAACTCTCaaaaaatctcaaaattagggcacGGGAAAGAACGAGTTTCAGAGGGATTCAAGGACAACCAATCACACCAATCAACTTCTGAGGTATTGCAAGGTAAGGTGAGATCATAAACTAAGCCTGATTACGTTCATTATGTAAAGATCACGGTTTCCATATGCATTCATATTGTGACTTTCATATATGGCATTGTTATGATGTTTTATCGTGAACTAATGATTCTAATAAGCTTATGAGGCTAAGTAGAGCAGGTTAAACGTACTATATTGGAGCTTGAGTCCCTAAATCGTAAACCACCATTGTTGAGGGTTCACACTTGCCAAGCTTCGAATCCCATATTCCAGGGCGTTTTATGCAAAATAAATACCATATTCGAATTCAGGGCTCGATTATATGTGAGTCTGAGATTATTGTTTTGAGTTTTGATGCGTTTTTTTGCAGTTGGTGAATTGCAGGTATTTGCTAGGAAATTGGCGTAGCCAAACTGTAGCAAAATTCAAGCTATTTCTTAGTCATATAATTACAGGTTCAgggggaagaagatgatgatcgcGTGGCATCTACACGCGACGTGATTCGCTGGTCAACAGTCAGCTCACCCTCTCTCCTTTCCAGTCAGCGCATGTTTGTTGGAGTTTGAATTTTGTTTCCAGTCAAAGCATTTTGTCTTATAATGTTTGGTTTCTGGACGAGAGGCGCCTGTTCGATCCCTGGCGAaggcaagttttttttttattttctctcaaCTAAGTCACAATAGGATCCGGTGGTCACGCGTCATATGTGAGGGCCACGCACCTTCATCAAACCAACCTTCAGATCCAGTCTTCATCAAATCCTACGCTTCAGAGGTTGCGCATCTTCCATACACCTTCATAGGATGACCACATAGGATCGAAGCTAAGTCTCTTTtagtttttttacttttttttatcacataaaccctttttttatttctttctctattttattttgttttttttactttaaaaattattttttaaatatgttgtttatttaattaaataaatattttcatgactctctaatttatttaatcgaaaacccgATTTTTCTCATAACATTAAGATTAATTGTTTCTAaccataaatattattattttcgtatatactttcaattaattaattagttaggattaatccaataataatttaatttagccGAACTTTTCGATTTTTTTTAACCTTTAAtgtttatttaaatcattaattttTCATGTGGTTTTAACCCTGATTTATCCCGATAAATCAGGGTTgtagatcagttaatgcactaacatttctcttctttgtgcccaattttcagggttaaccaagatccttcagccacgcccACGCGCCACACTAGATCAAAAAGTTAAGTTTCTAATTTTTTGTGTGTTTAATTTTCccttttgattaaaatagggtttgcatcaatagtcaatgaatctgtaatacactaacccttatttattttccttttaattttcagaattgatcaagggttcgaggaagattaaggcattcaaggattttgattaattagtgttccctcttattttctgcctttatttccctttccctgcaggtgtttattataatagtgtaggactattaaactgttttacttctttgatgtggttagtaatcttagggagtgcaagccttgaattaacgtagctcactaattataagataaattatctgaattgaatcacgtgattggtgcacacacacctttatggttccccctcttgttgcctttgttgcctgttgccttatgattTTGTTGCcttaaataatagtcaagtcccttgatTCCGAGGAtgcctaaagcaaggttgcctaaaagattgaaaatcatctagtccctcgaagttgcctcggtaaatgatgattgtcccaattgctaaggtatcctcgcatgatgcctaaaaagattaatgactattctatccttccttAAAGattacctaccctctatatggtagggacagtcttatggcgaacgatactctcaATGACcctttcacatccaattgaaagacttcctgccctctcatggtatggatagaccctttcgcccgaaagacttaaagaacaagaaatataatcttagggtaggtgttcttaaatgcttgctcgcaattcaaaatgcttttcgcacatccttttcaaatcaattcaaaaacaaggctactcttatttacaagctaaagtccttaacgaagtttttactattcacacatgacactctttcaaacaattcaaatatacaaagtgagctaagcaattaagagcccatggataaccatggatgcaaagggtgctttaaaccttccctttgtataacctaccacCCGAACTCAAAgtatttcaaaggtctttcctgttctttttgcctttccaattggataaaataaaagtcggtggcgactcttgcttaccgcgacatttctttaaagtcagttcaccgtattacacatagtCAAACTTGGTCTTGGTTCCAACAGGATATACAAACTTTCCCAGCACAGTAGCAATAGTTGACTTGTGGTTTATGGGCACCCAATTAGCAGCTCCAATCTTGTGTAGCATTGCATATTTTATGCTGAGCTTGCTTGCAGAAAGTTTTCCTTTCAGGGGCCAGAATTTCACTTGCTTAGCCGTGATAAGCTCACATATTTTGTTGTCAGTCACTTCCAGCTCGGGTTGAGCTTCATCATATCTTCCAAGAAAGTTGTTGATAACAGTGGGGGAGAAGGTAACACATTTTCATCTGACATATACTTTTCTAAAATCCTTTGATTTTCTATCAGCACATTTTTCTGATAGATTCATAATAAACTCTTTAACCAGCATTTCATAACAC
Encoded proteins:
- the LOC131658403 gene encoding LOB domain-containing protein 36-like; its protein translation is MSSSSSSNNNSPPCAACKIQRRKCTQDCIFKPYFPSNNPQKFLYVHKVFGASNVAKLLNEVNESQREDTVSSLAYEAEARLRDPVYGCVGLISSLQDKLKSVQNELYNAKKDLACYVGPQAFLPPPLSPPLPPTATNVNPFYTQQQQQRQDVFGYNGDNENLYSNFQAQSFHHPLMVSSEQLQQQQQPNNGFCSKKFLKMERQNLG